ACCTACGACCTCTACCGCACGCAGCGCGTCAACCAGCCGTCGATCGACGGCACCGCTACGTTCTACCAGTACTGGAGCGTCCGGCAGCAGCACCGGACCAGCGGCACCATCACCACCGCGAACCACTTCAACGCGTGGTCCCAGGCCGGCCTGAACCTCGGTACGCACTACTACCAGATCATGGCCACCGAGGGGTACCAGAGCAGCGGCAGCTCCAACATCACGGTCAGCCAAGGTCCCGGCCCCAACCCGCCGACGACCCCGAACGTGACCACCCCGCCCCCGAACAACACCACCCCGCCCCGAACCAGGGCGGCGCCTGCCGGGCGACCAACTCGGTCAGCGCGTGGAACACCGGCTTCACCAACAACATCACGATCACGAACACCGGCTCGTCCGCGATCAACGGCTGGTCGCTGAGGTTCAACCTGGCCTCCGGGCAGACCATCACCAGCGGCTGGAACGCCTCGTACTCACCGAACAGCGGCCAGGTGACGGCCACCAACGTCAGCTACAACGGCTCGATACCGGCTGGCGGGTCGACCACGATCGGCTTCCAAGGCACACACACCGGCAATACCGCCGCGCCGAGCGGGTTCACCCTCAACGGCGCCACCTGCAGTTAAGCAATGCTCGTCGGTGCCGGGCCTGGCAGCAGGCCCGGCACCTTCGGCTATCCACGTGGGCCCGCTTTCGCGCTCAACGCTTCGAGCTTGTGACGCAGGTCGACCGCGGGGATCCTGGTCCGAGCCGGGTCCGGCGTCTCGGCGTACGTCACGTCGACGAACACGTCACCGGCGGCCTTGTACACGAAATGCGGCGTGATGGCGGGCTCCGGCTCCAGGTCCAAAGTGGATCGGACTCCGCCGAAGATGACCAGCCGCGTGCCGGGGGTGAACGTGCTCTTTGCCGGCGCCTCGTCGATCACGTACCGCAGGCCACCGGCCTTTCCGCCCATCGAGCGCACCGTGACCTTCGAGCCGGCCGCCGCGTCACCCACATAGCTGCGCTCCACGACGACGGTCACGGGCGTGTAGACCGCCTCGATCGTCCGGCCGCCGGACAGCGAGTCAGCCACCCGGCGGTCGGCCCGTACGGCGGTGACCGTCCCCTCGAAGACGTACGCGTTGTCGAAGAAGGCCAGCGCGCTGTCCGGGCTGCTGTCCACGGCATACGCCTGCGCCCGGACCACCCGGTCGCCCGCGGGGGCCGGATCGGCACATCCGGTGGCACCGAGCGCCACCGCGGTCGAGGCCACCAAGAGCACCGGCCAGTTGCTTCTCATCCCAACCTCCTCAGTAAAGCGAGCGCACGCCGGCGATGTCGTCGGTGGTCAGAAACCGTCGAGTACCCGTGTTGACGGTCGTCATGACGGCGAACTGCTCAGCGGCGGTGTAGTCGGTACCGTCGGTGCACGGCCCTGGGTTGGGATGGGCGAGGCCGGTGAAGTGCCCCATCTCGTGGACCACGACTGTCGCCGTGTCGGCCACGCCGCCGGTGACGTTCTGGTTGCCGTTGATCCATTCGTACCGGTCGGACAGCCACAGGTCGCCTTGGTCGTGGGTCGTGCCGCTGATGAACGACCGCTGCGCGTACCCGGGCGCCGTCCCCATGATCGAGCTGTACGCGTGCTCGCCCCGGAACTTGAACAGCAGCCACCCGTCCTGATAGGAGGGTGCGTTGTAGCGCAGGACGGACTCGCTGCGGTTCCACTGGCTGGTGCCGTGCTCCAGCCCCCACCGCATGCCGCTCGGGAAGCTCGGGTCGAGCCCCATCCCGCGGCTGGTCGTCGGGTTTTTCCACGTGGTCAGGTTGCTGGTGCAGAACGCCGCGGCCGGCGCTCCCGTCACGGCGACTGTGCCCGCGACGAGCGTGCCGGCCAGCGCGGTCCGCACCATCCAGGTGAACGGTCGCATGGGTCAGCGCACCTCGTACCACGCGTCGTAGAGGCGGGGCGGGCCGGAACAGGTGGCCGATGACGTCGCCTGGATGTTGACCCAGGGACCGGGGCGGGTCGCGATGATCGGATCGCTGCCGGGCTTGATGGTGATGCACTCCAGCACCACGCGGGACTCGCCCGTGCCGCCCGAACACCACACGTTGGCGCCATCCACGGGCGTTTCCATCTGCAGGACGCAGCCGGTCGGCACGGCCTGGGCCGCGGTGGCGCCGCCGCCCAGCATCCCGGCCGTGACGATGGCGCTGCTGACCAGCAGCCGCCCAGCGAGAGTTTTCATCCCTGCCTCCACGACGCTCGTGGTCCGGACCGTCCGGACCTCGTGCCACTGCCGAACAGCGTCGTGGGTGGCCTTCATCGAAACGGCATCGATCCATTCATCGCCTCAGCGGGCGTCGACGCGCCATTCGTCGTGCCACTCGATGAGCGGCATGTCGCCGTCGAAGCGGATGGGGAGCCAGACGTAGTCGGCGACCGAGGTGTCGACCGGCGGGGGAGTGAAGGAAGCCCCGCCGCTGGCGTAGAGCTGGTGGAAGGCCTCGGTCTGGTTCGACTGCTCCTCGGCCAGGTGCGGCAGCCACCGGTCGGCGAGCGCGATGTAGAGGTCCGGCTCGCTCGGGTGACGGAAGACCGAGCTGACCTGCGAGCGAAACGAGGTGCCGCTCGGGTCCGTCGGGTGCGGGTCTCCCAGGACGGTGTACGGCCCGTGGTACGTCCCGGCCACCGCCACCTCGGACGCGTTGGGGTAGTACCAGGTCGTGCCCGAGGTGATCAGGTAGTGCCTGTCGCGGCGGCGGAAGTACGCGGGCGCCTCCCGCACGAGCGGCGGGTGCGGCTGCGGAAAGTGCCTGGAGTAGCGGCCGGTGACGTCGGTGAGGTCGTCGGTGAGGTCGGCGCAGATCAGCTCGCTGCGGACCCGCTCGAAGAAGTAGTAGCCCTTGCCGTCGACCGGGTCCACGGCAAGGTCGAAGTCCCCGGCGTACATGCCCAGCGGTGCGAGGCCGGTGCGCACGATCTGGTACGGCCCCAGGACCGAGTCGGCGGTCAGGACCGTGCTGAGGTGCGACCCGTCGTCGGCCCAGACCTTCAACCAGCAGACCCATTTCCCGGTACGCGCATTGTGGACGATGTGCGGCCGGTCCATCCCCTGGGCCGGGTGCAGCGGGGAGTCGGGGTCGTGCGGCACCGGTGGGATGATCAGGCCGCGGTCGTCCCAGTTGTAGAGGTCGGTGGAGGAGTAGCAGCGCACACCCCAGTGCCAGATGCCGCTGCCCGGCGTGGAGCGCTCCTTGTTCTCGCCGTACCAGTAGTAGGTGCCGTCGACGAACAGCAGCGAGCCGCCGTGCGCCTGGATGCGCTCACCCTTGGTGTCGTGCCACACCTGCCCGGGCCGGAACGAGTCGTACATCGATCGTTCCCCGCGACACCGGCCTCAGCGGATCTGGATCGCGGTCGGCGGTACGGAGCCGTGCTGGAGGCCGCCGCCTCCCTCGACGTAGCCGGAGGCGCTCCACGTCGCGCTCGCGCGGCGGAAGGCGGTGCCGTCGACGGTGGACACGCCGGCCGCGTACCACTGTGGAGTGCCGTCGCAGACGGTCGGCGTGAGGTAGCCGATACCGCGGCGGGTCGCGCCGTTGACCTGCTGGTTGAGGCTCAGGTCGATGACGCCGCGGTCCGGGACGCCGCCCGGGAACGGGCCGCAGGTGTACTGCCCGACAAGGACCGCCGTCGCGGGGGCGTCGCTGAGCAGGGCCCAGCGGGCGGTGACCGTGAGGCCGGCGTCAGCGGCGGCAGTGGCCGTGGCGGCTGGTGCGAGGGTCAGCAGGAGGGAGACGGCGAGCATGAGGGTGGTCGCGATCCGGCGCATCAAACCCCTCCGATCGTTGTTTCCCGCAGCGTATCCACGATCGTTGATCCATTGGCTCGGCTGTTCGACCCTATCGACCGGATCGCCGCGCGGCCCGTGCATGATGTCGGCCATGGCGAAGCCTCCTCCCGGCCGCGGCTGGTACGCGGTCGCGGGTACCGTCACCGCACTCGGCCTGATCGCCGCGACCGTCGTGCTGGTGATCGGCGTGCGCTCGTGGCTCGACGGCTTTCCCGACCTGGGCGAGCGCTTCCGCGGCGGCGAGACCGTGCGGATAGACGTGCGGGCCGGCGAGACCGTCATGCTGTACGCCAGCCCGGACTCCGCCCCGGCGGAGTACGTGTGCGAGGGCGAGGTCGCGGGCTCGCCGATCCAGGTGACCGAGTCGCGGACGTTCACGTTCTTCAGCGGGCTGCAGACCTGGGCGGCGCGCTACGAGCTGGTCGCCGACCAGACCGGGACCGGGCAGCTCACCTGCGTGGCACCCGCGGGGCGCGGCGCTGAGCTGCTGGCAGTGGGAGAGATGCCGGACAACGGGCGGCTCCTGCGCATCCTCGGCACGACGATCGCGATCGCCGGCGGGGCGGCGCTGATCAGCGTCGCGGTCGGCGGCGGGATGGTCCTGGGCGTCTGGAGGCGCCGTCGCCCACGTCGCGGTTGAGGATGCTTCTGAGGCAATAGGGGTGGGAGGGGCCGGCGTGGCCGGCCCCTCCGTCGCATGCCGCCAGGCGTCGTCAGCGCAGCGGCTGGCTGATGCCCGTGGTGGCGTCACCTGACTTGTAAGAGACCAGCACGACGCTGCCGGTCGGGAGCGCTTCGCTGAGCGGGAGCCACACGTACCGCTTGCCGCTCTGCTTGAACGGCACCGTCGACTCCGCCAGGATCCTGCTGCCGTCCCAGATGAATACCCGGGCGGTACCGGACTGGCGTGCCTTGAGATCCACTCCGACGCCGTCGCGCCGTTTCGCGACATCCTCGATGCGGATCGTGTTGGCGGTGAGGGCAGTCCAGCCTCCCGGCGCTACACCGTCCTCACTGGACTGGAGGATGGTCTGCGGCGAGTTCACGCTCAGCGCCGCGGTGTCCGGGATGATCGGCTCCTTGGGCGCGGATGGCTGTGTGCTGTACCCGGCCAGTTTGGCCACGCCCCACCGCCACGGGTCGGCGCGCACGCCGCTCCAGGTGGACCAGCCGACGCGGGTCTGCGCTGCCAGGTCCTGCGTGTCGGAGTCGTTGACCAGGATGTTCATGCCCATCTTCTCCGCGTCCACGCCGTCGGGCAGGACACTGAACGGGACCTTCACCTCGATCCGGTACCCCGTGTAGGGGTTGCTGGTGACGACCGACGCGACGCTCATGCCGGGCGCGGTCTGCGGGCCGGGACCCTGGTGGTTGTCCCGCTCCCGGGCGTAGCAGGGCGGGTTGCCGTTGGCCGGGTCCTTCGTGGCCGGGAAGAGCGCCACGTTGAACACCGTCGACGTGTTCGGCGAGCCGCCGCGCGGGTCGATGCCGAACTCGATGTTGTCGTTGCGCCGCGGTCGCTTGCAGTCCTCCGGCGGGAGTACCGTGCCGAGCACGTCGTCCGTGATGGTGAACAGCGCGTAGACGGCGTCGTCGGTGTAGGTCAGCTGCGCGGTGCCGGAGATGTCGGTCGCCGGCGCCGCGGTGCCCTCCCAGCGGGTGGAGATGTCGATGACCTCACCGGTGTACTCGCCGGGGCTCGCGGTGCCGTCGACCGTCGGTGCGGCCGCGGCCCTGGGGACGCTCGTGACCGGCACGATGTTGAGGATGCCAGGCTCGACCGCGCTGCCCCCGTTGTAGCTGGTCTCGATCTGTACCGGGTAGCGGCCGTCGTTCGGCGCGCGGTTGGCGGTCGGGAGCGACGCGTCGCTGTTCGTCACGGTGAATGTGACCGAGCCGCGGGCGCCGGGCTGCAGGCCGCTGTATGTCTGCTGCGCCTCCGCCACGGTGAAGCCGGCGGGGACCGTGAGCTTCACGGCGCCGGACTGCACGGTGGTGCTGTGGTTGGTGAGGTCGACGCGGACCGGCCGGGTACCCCCGCTGGGGATGCTCAGCATGGAGTCGATCAGCGCGTCGAGCGACTGGACCTGGTTGCGCTCGGTCCACTCGCGGAAGTCGCCCACCTCGGGTAGCGGCTCGAGCGTGCCGC
This genomic stretch from Phytohabitans houttuyneae harbors:
- a CDS encoding matrixin family metalloprotease, with amino-acid sequence MRPFTWMVRTALAGTLVAGTVAVTGAPAAAFCTSNLTTWKNPTTSRGMGLDPSFPSGMRWGLEHGTSQWNRSESVLRYNAPSYQDGWLLFKFRGEHAYSSIMGTAPGYAQRSFISGTTHDQGDLWLSDRYEWINGNQNVTGGVADTATVVVHEMGHFTGLAHPNPGPCTDGTDYTAAEQFAVMTTVNTGTRRFLTTDDIAGVRSLY
- a CDS encoding family 43 glycosylhydrolase, which encodes MYDSFRPGQVWHDTKGERIQAHGGSLLFVDGTYYWYGENKERSTPGSGIWHWGVRCYSSTDLYNWDDRGLIIPPVPHDPDSPLHPAQGMDRPHIVHNARTGKWVCWLKVWADDGSHLSTVLTADSVLGPYQIVRTGLAPLGMYAGDFDLAVDPVDGKGYYFFERVRSELICADLTDDLTDVTGRYSRHFPQPHPPLVREAPAYFRRRDRHYLITSGTTWYYPNASEVAVAGTYHGPYTVLGDPHPTDPSGTSFRSQVSSVFRHPSEPDLYIALADRWLPHLAEEQSNQTEAFHQLYASGGASFTPPPVDTSVADYVWLPIRFDGDMPLIEWHDEWRVDAR
- a CDS encoding sugar-binding protein, whose protein sequence is MRWRAKAVIAACGLLLTGLASPAQAKPSQPIDLDIMFIGAHPDDEAGQLGMFGYWNETHDMKAGVITMTRGEGGGNAVGLEEGPALGILREAEERRAVGWAGVKNVYNLDALDFYYTASAPLSEQIWGYQNSLSRIVRTIRTTRPEVIVTMNPSATQGNHGNHQEAAMLAVEAFYAAADPNAFPEQIKKEGLRPFRVARLFQAGGSGSSQNGPACETTFTPAQPTNVIFGTWQGYESATHDGTRWNQVNVWARREYASQGWADTADAQTNPASIGCNRITMIDSRSPYPDPNVGGTAALQGTSIRAKGGLPLGTEVHVRPESWEVLAGQPFVVKTHVRATQAIPGARVTLDVPSGWTVKGDGNIGTVTKNGESIARFTVTPSQNLTAGTRFRLRALMTTKKDGTGSNTALVQATAPVRGTLEPLPEVGDFREWTERNQVQSLDALIDSMLSIPSGGTRPVRVDLTNHSTTVQSGAVKLTVPAGFTVAEAQQTYSGLQPGARGSVTFTVTNSDASLPTANRAPNDGRYPVQIETSYNGGSAVEPGILNIVPVTSVPRAAAAPTVDGTASPGEYTGEVIDISTRWEGTAAPATDISGTAQLTYTDDAVYALFTITDDVLGTVLPPEDCKRPRRNDNIEFGIDPRGGSPNTSTVFNVALFPATKDPANGNPPCYARERDNHQGPGPQTAPGMSVASVVTSNPYTGYRIEVKVPFSVLPDGVDAEKMGMNILVNDSDTQDLAAQTRVGWSTWSGVRADPWRWGVAKLAGYSTQPSAPKEPIIPDTAALSVNSPQTILQSSEDGVAPGGWTALTANTIRIEDVAKRRDGVGVDLKARQSGTARVFIWDGSRILAESTVPFKQSGKRYVWLPLSEALPTGSVVLVSYKSGDATTGISQPLR